One window of the Prinia subflava isolate CZ2003 ecotype Zambia chromosome 1, Cam_Psub_1.2, whole genome shotgun sequence genome contains the following:
- the NQO2 gene encoding ribosyldihydronicotinamide dehydrogenase [quinone] gives MAGKKVLIVYAHQEPKSFNGSLLEIAVEELSKQGCSVTVSDLYAMQFEPRATRNDIVGRLHNSEAFNYGVETWEAYKRGALSKDLVEEQKKVQEADLLIFQFPLFWFNMPAILKGWMDRVLVQGFAYDLSKAYDGGLLQGKLSLFSFTTGGSKEKYAIRGDIRYLLWPMQHGIMHFCGVKVLEPHICYAPENVSEHKRKEMLTAWTQRLKTLWKEEPIDCSPEWYFK, from the exons atggcag GGAAAAAAGTCCTGATAGTCTATGCGCATCAAGAGCCCAAGTCCTTCAATGGATCTTTGCTGGAGATTGCTGTGGAAGAACTGAgcaagcagggctgcagtgtcACCGTGTCGGATTTGTACGCCATGCAGTTTGAGCCCAGAGCAACAAGAAATGACATTGTTG GTCGCCTGCACAACTCCGAAGCGTTCAATTATGGTGTGGAAACCTGGGAAGCTTACAAGAGAGGAGCTTTGTCCAAAGACCTGGTTGAAGAGCAGAAGAAGGTGCAGGAAGCAGATCTGCTGATTTTTCAG TTTCCCTTGTTTTGGTTCAACATGCCTGCGATCCTGAAGGGCTGGATGGACAGAGTCTTGGTCCAAGGCTTTGCTTACGATTTGTCAAAGGCTTATGATGGTGGTTTGCTCCAG GGCAAATtatccttgttttctttcaccACGGGAGGAAGCAAAGAGAAGTATGCAATCAGAGGTGATATTCGCTATCTCCTATGGCCCATGCAG CATGGAATCAtgcacttctgtggtgtcaaagTCCTTGAACCTCACATCTGTTATGCTCCAGAGAATGTCTCTGAGCACAAGAGGAAGGAGATGCTGACTGCCTGGACCCAGCGTCTCAAGACTCTTTGGAAGGAAGAACCCATTGACTGCTCTCCTGAGTGGTATTTCAAGTAG
- the LOC134552638 gene encoding ribosyldihydronicotinamide dehydrogenase [quinone]-like isoform X1 translates to MVWVSHAGTAAGARSGRARPRAEREPRAAPIPIPPRAGAAPGPGAGCAAGKGRSQPGRRRAPGPRSRQYHITKREAPQRSPAMAGKKVLIVYAHQEPKSFNGSLLKIAVEELSKQGCSVTVSDLYAMQFEPRATRNDIVGRLHNSEAFNYGVETWEAYKRGALSKDLVEEQKKVQEADLLIFQFPLFWFNMPAILKGWMDRVLVQGFAYDLSKAYDGGLLQGKLSLFSFTTGGSQEMYSKEGIGGDIRYVLWPMQHGIMHFCGVKVLEPHICYAPENVSEHKRKEMLTAWTQRLKTLWKEEPIDCSPEWYFK, encoded by the exons ATGGTGTGGGTGTCACATGCTGGCACAGCGGCGGGGGCGCGCTCGGGCCGAGCGCGGCCCCGAGCGGAGCGGGAGCCGCGGGCGGCGCCGATCCCGATCCCGCCCCGCGCTGGCGCTGCCCCAGGGCCCGGGGCGGGCTGCGCCGCCGGGAAGGGCCGCTCGCAGCCCGGCCGCAGACGCGCTCCGGGCCCCAGGAGCAG GCAGTACCACATCACCAAGAGAGAAGCTCCCCAGCGctccccagccatggcag GGAAAAAAGTCCTGATAGTCTATGCGCATCAAGAGCCCAAGTCCTTCAATGGATCTTTGCTGAAGATTGCTGTGGAAGAACTGAGCAAGCAGGGCTGCAGCGTCACCGTGTCGGATTTGTACGCCATGCAGTTTGAGCCCAGAGCAACAAGAAATGACATTGTTG GTCGCCTGCACAACTCCGAAGCGTTCAATTATGGTGTGGAAACCTGGGAAGCTTACAAGAGAGGAGCTTTGTCCAAAGACCTGGTTGAAGAGCAGAAGAAGGTGCAGGAAGCAGATCTGCTGATTTTTCAG TTTCCCTTGTTTTGGTTCAACATGCCTGCGATCCTGAAGGGCTGGATGGACAGAGTCTTGGTCCAAGGCTTTGCTTACGATTTGTCAAAGGCTTATGATGGTGGTTTGCTCCAG GGCAAATtatccttgttttctttcaccACGGGAGGAAGCCAAGAGATGTATTCAAAAGAAGGTATCGGTGGTGATATTCGCTATGTCCTGTGGCCCATGCAG CATGGAATCAtgcacttctgtggtgtcaaagTCCTTGAACCTCACATCTGTTATGCTCCAGAGAATGTCTCTGAGCACAAGAGGAAGGAGATGCTGACTGCCTGGACCCAGCGTCTCAAGACTCTTTGGAAGGAAGAACCCATTGACTGCTCTCCTGAGTGGTATTTCAAGTAG
- the LOC134552638 gene encoding ribosyldihydronicotinamide dehydrogenase [quinone]-like isoform X2: MLAQRRGRARAERGPERSGSRGRRRSRSRPALALPQGPGRAAPPGRAARSPAADALRAPGAVLRQYHITKREAPQRSPAMAGKKVLIVYAHQEPKSFNGSLLKIAVEELSKQGCSVTVSDLYAMQFEPRATRNDIVGRLHNSEAFNYGVETWEAYKRGALSKDLVEEQKKVQEADLLIFQFPLFWFNMPAILKGWMDRVLVQGFAYDLSKAYDGGLLQGKLSLFSFTTGGSQEMYSKEGIGGDIRYVLWPMQHGIMHFCGVKVLEPHICYAPENVSEHKRKEMLTAWTQRLKTLWKEEPIDCSPEWYFK, translated from the exons ATGCTGGCACAGCGGCGGGGGCGCGCTCGGGCCGAGCGCGGCCCCGAGCGGAGCGGGAGCCGCGGGCGGCGCCGATCCCGATCCCGCCCCGCGCTGGCGCTGCCCCAGGGCCCGGGGCGGGCTGCGCCGCCGGGAAGGGCCGCTCGCAGCCCGGCCGCAGACGCGCTCCGGGCCCCAGGAGCAG TTCTCAGGCAGTACCACATCACCAAGAGAGAAGCTCCCCAGCGctccccagccatggcag GGAAAAAAGTCCTGATAGTCTATGCGCATCAAGAGCCCAAGTCCTTCAATGGATCTTTGCTGAAGATTGCTGTGGAAGAACTGAGCAAGCAGGGCTGCAGCGTCACCGTGTCGGATTTGTACGCCATGCAGTTTGAGCCCAGAGCAACAAGAAATGACATTGTTG GTCGCCTGCACAACTCCGAAGCGTTCAATTATGGTGTGGAAACCTGGGAAGCTTACAAGAGAGGAGCTTTGTCCAAAGACCTGGTTGAAGAGCAGAAGAAGGTGCAGGAAGCAGATCTGCTGATTTTTCAG TTTCCCTTGTTTTGGTTCAACATGCCTGCGATCCTGAAGGGCTGGATGGACAGAGTCTTGGTCCAAGGCTTTGCTTACGATTTGTCAAAGGCTTATGATGGTGGTTTGCTCCAG GGCAAATtatccttgttttctttcaccACGGGAGGAAGCCAAGAGATGTATTCAAAAGAAGGTATCGGTGGTGATATTCGCTATGTCCTGTGGCCCATGCAG CATGGAATCAtgcacttctgtggtgtcaaagTCCTTGAACCTCACATCTGTTATGCTCCAGAGAATGTCTCTGAGCACAAGAGGAAGGAGATGCTGACTGCCTGGACCCAGCGTCTCAAGACTCTTTGGAAGGAAGAACCCATTGACTGCTCTCCTGAGTGGTATTTCAAGTAG